The proteins below come from a single Longimicrobium sp. genomic window:
- the rplL gene encoding 50S ribosomal protein L7/L12, whose product MATLTRDELLDAIGNMTVLELADFVKAFEEKFGVTAAAPVAMAAAPAAGGGAAAPAAEEQTEFTVVLQGAGEKKIQVIKVVREITGLGLKEAKDLVDGAPKPVKEGVSKEEANQIKAKLEEQGASVELK is encoded by the coding sequence ATGGCTACGCTTACCCGTGACGAGCTGCTCGACGCGATCGGCAACATGACCGTCCTCGAGCTGGCCGACTTCGTGAAGGCGTTCGAGGAGAAGTTCGGCGTGACCGCGGCCGCCCCCGTGGCGATGGCCGCCGCGCCGGCCGCCGGCGGCGGCGCCGCCGCCCCGGCCGCCGAGGAGCAGACGGAGTTCACCGTCGTGCTGCAGGGCGCCGGCGAGAAGAAGATCCAGGTCATCAAGGTGGTCCGCGAGATCACCGGCCTGGGGCTGAAGGAGGCCAAGGACCTGGTCGACGGCGCGCCCAAGCCGGTGAAGGAGGGCGTGTCGAAGGAGGAGGCCAACCAGATCAAGGCCAAGCTCGAGGAGCAGGGCGCGTCGGTCGAGCTGAAGTAG